One part of the Phragmites australis chromosome 3, lpPhrAust1.1, whole genome shotgun sequence genome encodes these proteins:
- the LOC133913151 gene encoding HMG-Y-related protein A-like, translating into MATSSSGDHSPHAGSDLVPPSYPEMIAAAIAALAEDNGSSQAAIARRIEAEARGDLPASHPALVAAHLSRMSAAGELVAVAGGKYALPPPPPAPDSPDEDDDCPEEGAPLPVPPPAKRGRGRPPKVRPLGFPAAGLAPNGVPGAAAAPRRRGRPPKPQDPHAPPKIPRPRGRPRKNPLPEGMAPRPRPGAPTTAKSRPQFAEVGFV; encoded by the exons ATGGCCACTTCGTCCAGTGGCGACCACTCGCCCCACGCCGGCTCCGACCTTGTGCCCCCATCCTACCCCGAG ATGATAGCGGCGGCGATCGCGGCGCTGGCGGAGGACAACGGCTCCAGCCAGGCCGCCATCGCGCGCCGCATCGAGGCGGAGGCCCGCGGCGACCTCCCGGCCTCGCACCCCGCGCTCGTCGCCGCGCACCTCTCCCGCATGTCCGCCGCCGGGgagctcgtcgccgtcgcggggGGGAAGTACGCGCTGCCACCCCCACCGCCGGCGCCGGACTCCCCAGACGAAGACGACGACTGCCCCGAAGAAGGGGCACCGCTGCCGGTGCCACCGCCCGCCAAGCGCGGGCGCGGCCGGCCCCCGAAAGTGCGGCCTCTGGGCTTCCCCGCTGCCGGTCTCGCCCCCAACGGCGTGCCtggagccgccgccgcgccgcgccggcgGGGCCGCCCGCCCAAGCCGCAGGACCCGCACGCGCCGCCCAAGATCCCGCGCCCGCGCGGCCGACCGCGCAAGAACCCGCTCCCGGAGGGGATGGCTCCACGGCCGCGCCCTGGCGCGCCGACAACGGCTAAGTCGCGCCCGCAGTTCGCTGAGGTCGGCTTCGTGTGA